Proteins co-encoded in one Flavivirga eckloniae genomic window:
- a CDS encoding magnesium chelatase, with amino-acid sequence MNIENIKTLGDLKKAKYQPKSIKDELRDNLIKKIKNKETTFEGVHGYENTVIPELERAILSRHNINLLGLRGQAKTRLARLMLNLLDEYIPYVTGSEINDDPFQPISRFATELINEKGDDTPISWLHRSERFAEKLATPDVTVADIIGDVDPIKAANLKLSYADDRVIHYGMIPRANRCIFVINELPDLQARIQVALFNILQEGDIQIRGFKLRLPLDIQFLFTANPEDYTNRGSIVTPLKDRIGSQILTHYPINIDTARLITEQEAKLVEGQKETVTVPELARDLLEQISFEARENDFIDAKSGVSARLSITALENLLSTAERRALISGDKNTMVRLSDFIGVIPSITGKVELVYEGEQEGSAVVAYNLIGEAVKSLFSEFFPKIEKLKKQDEESPYDNIVSWFFNLKEGFELLDDLRDKEYKSLLDSIEPLNDLLGEYQPNLSKQDSYFVKEFVLWALVEFKQLSKQRLTEGIQFKDPYGSFINGI; translated from the coding sequence AATCCATTAAAGATGAATTAAGAGATAATCTTATTAAAAAAATAAAGAATAAGGAAACGACCTTTGAAGGTGTGCATGGTTACGAGAATACTGTTATTCCCGAATTAGAGCGTGCCATTTTATCTCGTCATAATATCAACCTTTTGGGGTTACGAGGACAAGCTAAAACACGTTTGGCTCGTTTAATGTTGAATCTGTTAGATGAATATATTCCTTATGTTACAGGATCTGAGATTAACGATGATCCGTTTCAGCCAATTTCGAGATTTGCAACTGAATTGATAAATGAAAAAGGAGACGATACACCTATTTCATGGCTACATAGAAGTGAACGTTTTGCTGAAAAACTGGCAACACCCGATGTTACAGTAGCTGATATTATTGGTGATGTAGACCCTATTAAGGCAGCCAACTTAAAATTGAGTTATGCAGACGACAGAGTGATACATTATGGTATGATACCAAGAGCTAATCGTTGCATATTTGTAATTAATGAATTACCAGATTTACAAGCCAGAATTCAAGTAGCTTTATTTAATATTTTACAAGAAGGTGATATTCAAATTAGAGGATTCAAGTTACGTTTACCTTTAGATATTCAGTTTTTATTTACTGCAAACCCTGAGGATTATACCAATAGAGGAAGTATTGTAACACCTTTAAAAGACAGAATTGGTTCTCAAATTTTAACCCATTACCCAATAAATATAGATACGGCCAGATTAATAACAGAACAAGAAGCCAAATTAGTAGAAGGACAAAAAGAAACTGTTACAGTTCCTGAATTAGCAAGGGATTTACTGGAGCAAATATCCTTTGAAGCTCGTGAAAATGATTTTATTGATGCTAAAAGCGGCGTAAGTGCCAGGTTAAGTATTACTGCTTTAGAGAATTTACTAAGTACCGCGGAACGTAGAGCGCTAATATCGGGCGATAAAAACACCATGGTACGTTTAAGTGATTTTATTGGTGTTATTCCGTCTATTACAGGAAAAGTAGAATTGGTTTACGAAGGAGAGCAGGAGGGAAGCGCCGTTGTTGCTTATAATTTAATAGGCGAGGCGGTTAAGAGTTTGTTTAGTGAATTTTTTCCAAAGATTGAAAAATTAAAAAAACAGGATGAAGAAAGTCCTTATGATAATATTGTGTCTTGGTTTTTTAACCTAAAAGAAGGTTTCGAACTCTTGGACGACTTACGCGATAAGGAGTATAAAAGTTTACTAGACTCTATTGAACCTTTAAATGATTTATTAGGAGAATACCAGCCTAATTTATCTAAACAGGATAGTTATTTTGTAAAGGAGTTTGTGCTTTGGGCGTTGGTGGAATTTAAGCAATTAAGTAAACAAAGGTTAACCGAAGGTATTCAGTTTAAAGATCCTTATGGAAGTTTTATAAATGGGATATAA